The following are encoded in a window of Naumovozyma castellii chromosome 8, complete genome genomic DNA:
- the OM14 gene encoding Om14p (ancestral locus Anc_6.128) yields MSTTTNETALPQEKKTPEHKKCGCAGVKAKLSQFSNCVYSSLLSTKDHIVKGAHVCLVGHWNFIKCLATELQNPVVLLNVILGSGVITGLLNGYIKYEKRFLKGKTNNEILGCAGAAVALLTLDGFVSKRYYSKFDQKKNL; encoded by the exons ATGTCTAC TACTACCAACGAAACTGCCCTACCtcaagagaagaagacCCCGGAACACAAGAAGTGTGGTTGTGCCGGAGTGAAAGCCAAACTATCCCAATTCTCTAACTGTGTTTACTCCAGTTTGCTATCTACCAAGGACCACATTGTTAAGGGTGCTCACGTTTGCTTAGTGGGACACTGGAACTTCATCAAGTGTCTAGCCACCGAACTACAAAACCCTGTCGTCTTGTTGAACGTCATCTTGGGTTCAGGTGTCATTACCGGTTTATTGAATGGCTATATCAAGTACGAAAAAAGATTTTTGAAGGGGAAgacaaataatgaaatccTAGGTTGTGCTGGTGCAGCAGTCGCTCTATTGACCCTTGATGGGTTCGTCTCCAAGAGATACTACTCCAAGTTTGAtcaaaagaagaacttATGA
- the ROT2 gene encoding glucan 1,3-alpha-glucosidase ROT2 (ancestral locus Anc_6.126), producing MLLSYWIITLTVWLCQFRQTTAFTDYLLKKCSQSGFCQRNRDYAKNIQSSKNIYYRIDESSIAFNETAYTLTANILKTIPRSDIDDIIITLPFTLNVLNESNAIRFTIDEQRNSPDGTNKLLQPERFNSLWKWAFDPKASLQAREISMSRTTPVISQRSWFDTFFHIGEDPSEILLIEDKTKNIKIELALNKFEIRVFHHDEIVLSINDRNLLNLEHQRSIENNFQNVLPEESTFNMFADDFEYSKDDTIPFGPESVALDFNFHNFQNVFGIPEHADSLRLKDTIDDEPYRLFNVDVFEYNLDSRMPMYGAIPLMFAANKKQTVGTFWLNAADTWIDIHYDDMGNTQTHWISESGNIDVLIFLGDTPADVLQDYTTLTGKPVLPLLSSLGYHQCRWNYNDELDVLTVESEMDKAGIPFDFIWLDLEYTDNKQYFTWKPDSFPNPRRLLSKLAELGRHLTVLIDPHLKVDYNISDIVAHEGVAVQNNKGRVYEGHCWPGASIWIDTMFAKGQTIWARFFKDFVPHGITNLHIWNDMNEPSIFSGPETTAPKDLIHADGLEERSIHNVYGMTVHETTYNSMKEIFSPQDKRPFLLTRSFFAGSQRSAAAWTGDNQANWDYLRMSIPMCLTNNIVGMPFIGADVAGFEGNPEPELIARWYQTGLWYPFFRAHAHIDSIRREPYLFQEPISTIVKDAIRLRYSLLPTFYTSFKMSSINGGAIMKPMFFEKPQYEDLYPVDNQFYLGDSGILVKPITTKDQFTTEMVFVPGIYYDLDNLTAITINGKDVASRTIDAPLEKIPAFIEGGHIITRRDRYRRSSKLMHHDPYTIILAPDLNGNASGRLYVDDGETFGYEKGNFVDTQFSLSEGKIIQNEVLHASNDDKSVGNTKIETVIIAIDGMPTDNIQETATIKIGSKEHTVAIEKSDNDHYLTIKNPLIRIDENWTIAF from the coding sequence ATGTTGCTATCATACTGGATCATAACGCTGACTGTTTGGTTATGCCAATTTCGACAGACAACAGCATTCACAGActatttattgaagaaatgttCCCAATCGGGATTCTGTCAAAGAAATAGAGATTATGCTAAAAATATCCaatcttccaaaaatatCTATTACAGGATTGATGAATCATCCATTGCATTCAATGAGACCGCTTACACTCTTACTGCAAACATATTGAAGACCATTCCAAGATCTGATATCGACGATATAATTATCACGTTACCCTTCACACTGAACGTCCTAAATGAATCTAACGCCATCAGATTCACTATTGATGAACAGAGGAATTCTCCAGATGGGACAAACAAGTTATTACAACCAGAAAGATTCAACTCTCTTTGGAAATGGGCTTTCGATCCCAAGGCTTCTCTTCAAGCGCGGGAGATTTCCATGTCAAGAACTACACCTGTCATTTCGCAAAGATCATGGTTCGATACTTTCTTCCACATTGGTGAGGATCCCTCAGAGATACTCTTAATTGAAGACAAGACAAAAAACATCAAGATTGAACTAGCATTGAATAAATTCGAAATACGAGTGTTCCATCATGATGAAATCGTACTATCTATAAACGATCGtaatttattaaacttGGAACATCAAAGATCCATTGAGAATAACTTTCAAAACGTCCTACCGGAGGAATCCACTTTCAACATGTTTGCTGACgattttgaatattctaAGGATGATACCATCCCATTTGGGCCCGAATCCGTGGCATtagatttcaatttccatAATTTCCAAAACGTTTTCGGTATTCCTGAACATGCTGACTCACTAAGATTGAAAGATACTATCGATGATGAACCGTATCGTTTATTTAACGTGGACGTTTTCGAATATAATTTGGATTCCAGAATGCCCATGTATGGTGCGATTCCATTAATGTTCGCTGCCAATAAGAAACAGACAGTGGGTACATTTTGGTTGAACGCCGCTGATACGTGGATTGATATTCACTACGATGATATGGGTAATACGCAAACACATTGGATCTCTGAATCGGGAAACATTGACGTGCTTATCTTTTTGGGTGACACACCCGCTGATGTTTTACAAGATTATACCACATTGACGGGGAAACCAGTGCTTCCTCTATTATCATCTCTTGGGTATCATCAATGTAGATGGAAttataatgatgaattggatgTCCTGACCGTGGAATCTGAAATGGATAAAGCTGGCATCCCCTTCGATTTCATTTGGTTAGATTTAGAATACACAGacaacaaacaatattttaCATGGAAACCTGATTCATTCCCCAATCCAAGACGTCTATTATCCAAATTGGCTGAGTTAGGCAGACACCTAACGGTGTTGATCGATCCTCATTTGAAAGTAGATTATAACATAAGTGATATTGTGGCTCATGAAGGCGTCGCTGTTCAGAACAATAAGGGTAGGGTATACGAAGGTCATTGTTGGCCAGGTGCTTCCATTTGGATTGATACCATGTTTGCAAAGGGACAAACAATTTGGGCACgtttctttaaagatttcGTCCCTCACGGTATTACCAATTTACATATTTGGAATGATATGAATGAACCATCCATCTTTAGTGGACCTGAAACAACCGCACCAAAGGATTTGATACATGCTGATGGTCTCGAAGAAAGATCAATTCATAACGTATATGGGATGACCGTACACGAAACTACTTACAATTCCATGAAGGAAATATTCTCTCCTCAGGATAAAAGACCTTTCCTCTTAACAAGATCATTCTTTGCCGGGTCTCAAAGATCAGCTGCCGCTTGGACAGGTGACAATCAAGCAAATTGGGATTACCTTCGTATGTCAATCCCAATGTGTTTAACTAATAATATCGTCGGTATGCCATTTATTGGTGCTGATGTAGCTGGGTTTGAAGGGAATCCTGAACCTGAATTGATTGCTCGTTGGTACCAAACAGGTCTATGGTATCCATTTTTCAGAGCACATGCTCATATCGATTCCATTAGAAGAGAACCATATTTGTTTCAAGAACCCATTAGTACCATAGTGAAAGACGCTATTAGACTAAGATATTCTTTGTTACCAACTTTCTATACCTCATTCAAGATGTCTAGTATTAATGGTGGAGCTATTATGAAACCCATGTTTTTCGAAAAACCACAATACGAAGACCTATATCCTGTGGATAATCAATTCTATTTGGGTGATTCAGGTATCCTTGTGAAACCAATTACAACAAAGGATCAATTTACCACAGAAATGGTATTTGTCCCAGGCATTTACTATGATTTAGACAATTTAACAGCTATTACGATCAATGGTAAGGATGTCGCAAGTAGAACGATAGATGCTCCATTGGAGAAGATCCCTGCATTCATTGAAGGGGGTCATATCATTACAAGAAGAGATAGATACAGAAGATCAAGTAAATTGATGCACCATGATCCATACACTATAATTCTCGCACCTGACTTGAATGGTAATGCTTCTGGTAGATTATATGTGGATGACGGTGAAACATTTGGATATGAGAAGGGTAATTTCGTTGATACTCAATTTTCCTTATCAGAGGGTAAAATTATCCAAAATGAAGTATTACATGCAtcaaatgatgataaatctGTTGGTAATACCAAGATAGAAACAGTCATTATCGCAATTGATGGAATGCCTACTGATAACATTCAAGAAACAGCCACCATCAAAATCGGCTCTAAAGAGCACACAGTGGCAATTGAGAAATCAGACAATGACCATTACTTAACAATAAAAAATCCTCTTATTAGAATCGATGAAAACTGGACCATTGCTTTCTAA
- the NCAS0H01340 gene encoding uncharacterized protein (ancestral locus Anc_6.134), protein MMTNESKKSEIARISPRNSQILKEIIHILNNSLGRALREFIDIIYESILYGNTTDKVLRSVFLDQLKCIGEALNQLSDTKVVVGVLEKTRRIHLKLMDFLNKLSDEINSFEDIIVKHLKNFSLTFQSFKLLNSIVEDLIDDALISGISDDKIFQVKNNLKLIKRIKEFIKFNSDWLEAMMVESIAFKEYLIIEVKIFKNNIKMGELIKDKEFVVRNEDFQKFLTIRKSRLKIL, encoded by the coding sequence ATGATGACGAACGAAAGCAAAAAAAGTGAAATAGCTAGGATATCTCCGAGAAACtctcaaattttgaagGAGATAATCcatattcttaataattCCCTGGGGAGGGCATTAAGAGAATTCATCGACATAATTTACGAATCAATCTTGTATGGGAATACTACCGATAAGGTGTTAAGGTCAGTTTTCCTTGACCAGTTGAAATGTATTGGGGAGGCGCTTAATCAATTGAGTGATACTAAAGTGGTTGTTGGTGTTCTTGAAAAGACTAGAAGGATTcatttgaagttgatggatttcttgaataaattaagtgatgaaattaattcatttgaagatataatagttaaacatttgaaaaattttagTCTTACTTTCCAATCgtttaaattattgaattccATTGTGGAAGACTTGATTGATGATGCGTTGATCTCTGGTATATCTGATGACAAGATCTTCCAGGTCaagaataatttgaaattgataaaaaggattaaagaatttatcaagTTCAATTCGGATTGGTTAGAAGCTATGATGGTGGAGTCCATAGCATTTAAGGAATACTTAATCATTGAagtgaaaatatttaaaaataatatcaaaatGGGTGAACTCATAAAGGATAAAGAATTTGTAGTCAGAAATGaagatttccaaaaattccTCACAATAAGGAAAAGTAGACttaaaattttataa